Proteins co-encoded in one Armatimonadota bacterium genomic window:
- a CDS encoding MogA/MoaB family molybdenum cofactor biosynthesis protein produces MISLEGRRVAVLTASDTVARGAGADTSGDVVAARLTAAGAEIVARDVVADDRRAIADRLRRYADDLGVALVLTTGGSGLAPTDVTPEATLDVIERLVPGLPEAARQRTAAAAPLAVLSRGVAGIRKRTLIVNLPGSPRAVREWLDVLLPVLPHALAVLQGEPMPWGQEHRPEGR; encoded by the coding sequence ATGATCAGCCTGGAAGGCCGGCGGGTGGCGGTACTCACCGCCAGCGACACCGTCGCCCGCGGGGCGGGAGCCGATACCAGCGGCGACGTGGTGGCAGCGCGCCTCACCGCGGCCGGCGCCGAGATCGTCGCGCGGGACGTCGTGGCCGACGATCGCCGGGCGATCGCCGACCGTCTGCGCCGCTACGCCGACGACCTCGGGGTCGCGCTCGTCCTCACCACCGGCGGCAGCGGCTTGGCGCCCACCGACGTCACCCCCGAGGCCACGCTCGACGTGATCGAGCGGCTGGTGCCCGGTCTGCCCGAGGCGGCGCGTCAGCGCACCGCCGCGGCCGCACCCCTGGCCGTCCTCTCGCGCGGCGTCGCGGGCATCAGGAAGCGCACGCTGATCGTGAACCTGCCGGGCAGCCCTCGGGCCGTGCGCGAGTGGCTGGACGTGCTGCTGCCGGTGCTCCCCCACGCGTTGGCGGTGCTGCAGGGCGAGCCGATGCCCTGGGGGCAAGAACACCGTCCCGAAGGACGGTGA
- a CDS encoding glycosyltransferase family 39 protein, with protein sequence MTAPATTDGAPPGEWTRRWGALLLATAALGTAGLGLPSLAGDDEFYGAIARHAVATGEWITLAHPEHPGWLVDKPPLTFWLMAISLRVGGDHPGVLRAWHVALALATVVATWRLGARALGREGGLLAALLLATSGQFFYVALDPAQDVPLTFFLTAAMAAYVDYRATGHTRATVLAGLAVALAVLTKGIVALAVVGLVVAADLALPPRRGVWRWRDAAIGAAVFLVVAAPWFVAGALRQGRPFVDTFFLWGTLGVGRFFQGVTPKLPYWQALVVFVPTLMVGVLPWTGLLPGAATEGWRAVRDGVPVLRVCGLWAGVYFLLLSVSPGDKMMHHLLPLYPAAMVLAARVVLTADGHPARLRLPAGVALAAVVPAAAGVAIMLARYPEVSRTVLPAAAPFVVALLVALLAFAGAARRGRARVAVAAAAALMVVAHASAEAFVLRRWDALHRTGQTVRRAGSVLSAAPTRDVPGADRRVGRKVDAPGAAPI encoded by the coding sequence GTGACCGCGCCAGCAACCACGGACGGTGCCCCGCCGGGCGAGTGGACGCGGCGCTGGGGGGCGTTGCTGCTGGCCACCGCGGCGCTGGGCACAGCTGGCCTGGGCCTGCCGTCGCTGGCAGGCGACGACGAGTTCTACGGCGCCATCGCCCGCCACGCCGTGGCGACCGGCGAGTGGATTACGCTCGCCCACCCCGAGCACCCGGGCTGGCTGGTCGACAAGCCCCCGCTCACCTTCTGGCTGATGGCCATCTCGCTGCGGGTGGGGGGTGACCATCCGGGGGTGCTCCGCGCCTGGCACGTGGCGCTGGCGCTGGCGACCGTGGTGGCCACCTGGCGGCTCGGGGCGCGGGCTCTCGGCCGTGAAGGCGGACTGCTGGCGGCCCTGCTGCTGGCCACCAGCGGACAGTTCTTCTATGTTGCGCTCGATCCGGCACAGGACGTGCCGCTGACCTTCTTCCTCACGGCAGCGATGGCGGCCTACGTCGACTATCGGGCAACGGGCCACACCCGCGCGACGGTGCTGGCTGGCCTGGCCGTGGCGCTGGCGGTGCTCACCAAGGGCATCGTCGCCCTCGCCGTCGTCGGCCTGGTCGTGGCCGCGGACCTGGCACTGCCCCCACGCCGCGGCGTCTGGCGCTGGCGGGACGCAGCCATCGGTGCGGCGGTCTTCCTCGTGGTGGCCGCCCCGTGGTTCGTCGCGGGCGCCCTGCGCCAGGGGCGGCCGTTCGTGGACACGTTCTTCCTGTGGGGCACCCTGGGCGTGGGCCGGTTCTTCCAGGGCGTCACCCCGAAGCTGCCCTACTGGCAGGCGCTGGTCGTCTTCGTGCCCACCCTGATGGTGGGCGTCCTGCCGTGGACGGGGTTGCTGCCGGGTGCAGCGACCGAAGGGTGGCGCGCCGTGCGGGACGGCGTCCCGGTGCTGCGCGTCTGCGGCCTGTGGGCCGGGGTGTACTTCCTGTTGCTGTCGGTCTCGCCTGGCGACAAGATGATGCACCACCTGTTGCCGCTCTACCCGGCGGCGATGGTCCTGGCCGCGCGCGTCGTCCTGACCGCCGACGGGCACCCGGCGCGCCTGCGCCTGCCGGCAGGCGTGGCGCTGGCGGCGGTGGTCCCGGCTGCGGCCGGCGTGGCCATCATGCTGGCGCGCTATCCAGAGGTCAGCCGGACGGTGCTGCCCGCGGCCGCGCCGTTCGTGGTGGCACTGCTGGTGGCGTTGCTGGCGTTCGCAGGCGCCGCCCGGCGCGGCCGCGCGCGTGTGGCGGTGGCGGCCGCTGCGGCGCTGATGGTGGTGGCACACGCGTCCGCCGAGGCCTTCGTGCTGCGCCGCTGGGACGCGCTACACCGCACCGGGCAGACGGTCCGCCGGGCCGGAAGTGTGCTATCCGCTGCGCCGACGCGCGACGTTCCCGGTGCCGATCGCCGCGTCGGGCGCAAGGTTGACGCTCCTGGAGCGGCGCCAATATAA
- the moaC gene encoding cyclic pyranopterin monophosphate synthase MoaC, with amino-acid sequence MTPRRRSGSRDGRHGADGRTPAQARLTHVDAAGRSRMVDVSAKPATLRHATARGEVRMRPATLALLRANRLAKGDVLSVAQIAGVLAAKRTAELIPLCHPLPLTDVHVHLTPQAAPARVAIEATVRTVAPTGVEMEALTAVAVAALTVYDMCKAADRGMTIGRIRLVHKAGGRSGEYRRPGEPPVRTTP; translated from the coding sequence ATGACGCCACGCCGGCGGTCCGGCAGCCGAGACGGCCGGCACGGCGCCGACGGCCGGACGCCGGCGCAGGCGCGCCTCACCCACGTCGATGCCGCAGGCCGCAGCCGCATGGTCGACGTCTCCGCCAAGCCCGCCACGCTGCGCCATGCGACGGCGCGCGGCGAGGTGCGCATGCGGCCTGCCACGTTGGCCCTCCTGCGGGCCAACCGCCTGGCCAAGGGCGACGTGTTGAGCGTCGCCCAGATCGCCGGCGTGCTGGCCGCCAAGCGCACGGCGGAGTTGATCCCGCTGTGCCACCCGCTGCCGCTCACCGACGTCCATGTCCACCTGACCCCGCAGGCGGCGCCGGCCCGCGTGGCGATCGAGGCCACGGTTCGCACGGTCGCGCCCACCGGTGTCGAGATGGAGGCGTTGACGGCTGTGGCCGTGGCCGCGCTCACGGTGTACGACATGTGCAAGGCCGCCGACCGTGGCATGACGATCGGGCGCATCCGCCTGGTCCACAAGGCCGGCGGGCGCAGCGGCGAGTACCGGCGTCCTGGTGAGCCGCCGGTGCGCACGACGCCATGA